The genome window CAAACATGCCGTCCGTTCCAGGCATTTTACCTGGATGCCAATATAAAGTGCTGGCAATAAATAGCAAAAGTTCAGCTAAAATAAATTTTACATGATCGCATCTATTGAAGCATTTTTTATATATTTAGATAAAATTGCGGATATGACTAACCTAAATTTTACACCCGGAATTTTACAAAAACTCACAATTAAAAACTATTACGGTAAAATTTTGTTTTCTGGTTAATAGCATTGATGGTTTAAAATTAGCCTGTTGAATATGAGAACCTTGTCCAATAAAAGCACCCCTGCCGGGAATAGCGAAGTTCATTTTATACACCATGGGCAACTTTTAGAAAAAGTTATCCGTGATGAGCATAAAAGTATCAGCAGTATAGCACGAACACTTAAGATAAGCCGCCGTACGTTGTATAATTGGTTTGAATCGGAGACGATGGATTATGAAAATCTTATAAAAACAGGTAAGATAATAGGGTATGATTTCTCCAAAGAAATACCCGGGATAAAGGAAATGAAACCCAAACAACCCGAAAAAAAACGAGCCCACGCTCCGGACAAAACCGATGAAGATTCAGTTTACTACTGGATGGATAAATATTTAGCACTACTTGATAAATACAGGGAACTTGCAATGAAAGATTACGTTGACAATGATAAATACGGATCCGTGTAGCCCCCTAAATCCCGCTTAAATAAAAATTAATAAATCTCCTTCACTGCACCTTCCAAATTGGAACTTAGATTAATGAGCAGCCCCCCAAGTGCTGCGCTTACCGGATTCCCATAACACAATCGATCTT of Mucilaginibacter xinganensis contains these proteins:
- a CDS encoding helix-turn-helix domain-containing protein is translated as MRTLSNKSTPAGNSEVHFIHHGQLLEKVIRDEHKSISSIARTLKISRRTLYNWFESETMDYENLIKTGKIIGYDFSKEIPGIKEMKPKQPEKKRAHAPDKTDEDSVYYWMDKYLALLDKYRELAMKDYVDNDKYGSV